A region of the Lycium barbarum isolate Lr01 chromosome 1, ASM1917538v2, whole genome shotgun sequence genome:
GCAGTGTTTGGAGCATTCAGAGGAATCAGATATGTCTTATGATGTTGTGATGGTTTAGACATTTTTCGGGCTGTCTTATGATGTTGTGATGGTTTAGACATTTTTCGGGCTGGCCAATTTATGAGgttcttttatcttttttttttaaagtcttaAATTTCTTCAAGTGATGAATATCTACCGTTAAACATACTTATGACCGTGTATGAATTTATGTTTCTCAAGTATAAGTGTAGTTTGAGTTATGTGTGAAATATATTCTTTGGGGATTCTTCAATTGTGGATCATTGGCTCAACTTTGGTGGAGAAATTGTTGGGTTTTGTGCCAGAGCTAGAATTTTTATAAGAAGATATCATTCGGTCGAGTATCCAGTATTGTTAATTGTTGCATGTGTGCTTATTGTACTTTGTGTGAATTGGGTTGTGCTATTGTAGAATTGTGCAGACTGATGAATCCAAGGTGTTTGAATGTATGCCTGAAACAGCTAAATAGTTTTTTGTCGCTTTTCTTTCTCCACAGGTGCTCTATAACTTAGTCTTCTATCATGCAGGAACTCCAAAGGTACATTGATGTGTTGTGTATTTTTACTaagtgatgagtcgtgaaattacgcgatattcgatgctaattccttaagtttttgtgactctttaagcacttttgttgttactttgtgtgtatttttgttgttttgtaggaaaagatgtccggagagcataaaagagcaaaatggaccaaaatagaACAAAATATAACAAAATAGAGCCAAGATAGCTGAAGTGAACCAGAgcaccacctgcgaatcgcaggtactgcatgcgagtcgcaggtggtgcagcatctgttgacagagaatggccaaataaaataagacaatgatgcaacacatgcgattcgcatgtggaacccgcgagtcgcatcctgtgtcgcagatgctgcacctcggctgatttatgagatattgatgctctatccagttttatgtgatttagaagtgatcggaagaaaccaagtgaaaagaaagtcaaaaagaggccaaactggacatttttgcaaaactgtcaaaactggacagttttgcaaaaacgggacaaatttgcaaaactgaaactttggggtttattttgtcattgtttggacttggaaaagtctgggcataaaagagaggcttagggcaacaaaacattttcatctttggcagtttttcatcaagtttggagactagtttttacaccacactttggggttgaagatttgaagatttggttgagtatttcttaaacctttaattcatttcttcaattccttgctttgtagtgtatatctaagtgtgtagctttctattccataacttgaatctcgtttatgaaagtattcttgattaaagtttggtttgaaactcttgttatgcttatgtattgaatgattcttattgctattgaagtgggtctttgttgatttaattaatctcgttcttgaatgtttccaaagggattagctaaccctaggactcacccatttacttagattgagcttggaagaggaaattcaggttgggaaagattaattaacaagaatttgagtcattaaactcatctaataacttgagctcggaagaggatagttacttgaggttaaattgattgtacctaatatcacactctaaggcttggaaaagcttagagtgaaattcattgatttggttggaagactttcaatgatattttagatatcattatctatcaacacaaacctgctcttagttgtaaaatcgtaaaatacgttggatcgttacttgagtgtaatctcctgttatccatgcttgtggccattgatcattttactcgctttctaggttagtttacatttccgcattagttataatagtctccaaaaaccaaaatattatccattgtttggctttagcttagttggtgaaagttccttactttcttaatcgcctaacatattgttccctgtgggatcgaccccgactcatagttgggtaaatatattgcatacgaccgtgtacactttctctttgaggagtgtatttggacgttatcactaaGCTACTGTTACATTTTGTCGAACTTTGTGTCTACAAGAAAAACTATATACTATAACCTTGTCAAAACCGAAAGTAGATATAACGATCAGTGCCCTCATTCTTCATTTGATTTTGACAGCGACTCTTATCAATTGAACATGAATATAAGTTCTAGCTTTAAAGAGGATGAATTTTCTTCTTTCTTAAATCCTTATAGATATCTTTTTTACTGGTGCAACTCTATGGAGATATGTTGCTAGATTGCTCAAATTCTGCTGTAATGACGTGTTATCTTGTTCAAGTGGCAAGTTTGGTTTCTTGTGAACCTACACAATGTATTGATGACTTTTCCTGTTCCTCACTGTCACTCTTATTTGGTTTCCCCCTTATGTCTCTTATATTGCATATGGTGCAGTTGCTTCCATTTGCTTTCTGTTCCATATGGTTTTACTATGTTTTTCAATATGCCCCTTTTGTCCAAGAACTTAGATCTAACTTTTTTTGTGAAGTTCTTTTTTCAAATGATTGCGTAACCTTATATAAACTACATAAGTGAGAAATTTGTTGAAAGGGGTACCAAGGAGTACACTTTCAGTGGGCATCGTGTGCGAGGTAGAATCAGGTATAAATTTATTAGATCATTTAGACCAAGGAGTACATTTTTACTGGGCATCGTTTGCGAGCTAGAATCGGGTACAAATTTATTAGATTAATCAGACCAAGGAGTAAACTTTTACGGGGCATCGTTTGCGAGCTAGAATTGGCTGCAAGTTCATTAGATCATTTGAACCCAGGAGTACACTTCCACACTTCAACTGGGCATTGTTTACGAACTAGACCCTGGTACAAGTTTATTAGATCATTTATTGTAATACCTTTGTTCTTCCCTTCAAAATTCTTTTACTATTTTAAAGTGAGTAGTTTATTAAACCAAACGATATTTACAATTTAAAGAGAATGGTGATAAGTATGCACTACAGTCAGTATGATTATAATTGAAATGCCATGAGTCATGATACTATTGAAAGAATGATGTCAAGTTATCATCTTGAGATAGGCTAATTATCAAAAGATGCCAGTGGTTTGTCTAAATTATTCATTTCATTTGCATAGacattactaatcatttttcatGTGCATTCTTCGGTATCAAGCAACAACCTATATTCTTTTAAATTTGAAGCATATGGTCCCTTTGTAATTAGAATTAGACTAACTAAAATTTGGCTGCAGGCGCTATGCACTCTCAAATACAAAACGTTGGGAGAGGTCATCTTAGAGTGTTATTGAACATGTGACGATGTAATTTAAGGGATAAATAACCAAATAATAATGGTGATCTAGATGTTCTCGATTTTGAGTTTTTCCTTATAAATTGCATAAGGTCGAGTAAGATTGTTGCTTCAGCATATGACACGATTGTTCCATACTTTGCCTGTCATTCACAATGCAGAGTAGTATGGTAAATAGTTGATTTAATGTCATTATTCTGTGTTAAGTTGGGTTAAGATTGTTTGTTGATAGTAAAATGCCTTCATCTTTTGCTCAATAAGCAAATAGTATTTGGTATCATTTAAAGTATATGATTTCCAAGAGCTGTATTGGTTGTATATAGTTAAATCTATTCCAGCGAATGCATGGATAGGATGGGATAGGTTTAATATAAGCAAATTTATGAGTTCGTAAATGAAGCAGATCTAGCAGTTGCAGGACTCTCCTTATGAAGTTTAGTTCATAAGTGATCCATTAGTAGCTCATACGTGAAATACATAAGACACAAAAGGATACATAGGTTAATGATGTTGAAAAGGTATGAAATTTATGGAGTATATTTTGGTCTCCTCAATTATTGATTGTATTTTGGTATCTTCAGATCATGTCTCTAATGCTTTTTCAGCTTCTGTCCTTCAGCAATTTTTACATGCTAACTGTCCGTAACTTCTTTAATGATTCTGTTTTCAACTTCCATCCTTTAGATTCTTTCCAGGTTTACTATCCGCAACCATATCTAAATAATACTCATTTCGTTGTGTATTATTAGACTAAAATTAAATGGCTTtgtcttctatttttattttgcaACTCCTTTTAGGGATAAGTGGCTTGTCCTCATCTTGCAAAAGCTTTAGCCAAAGAATCATTCTTCGCCTTCTATCATTTGGAACTGCTTTCAGTGAACATTGGCAGTTTCATAATACTATCATTATGGTTTTACTGCAAATTTCCAGGTATTGATGAGAGCTTATAAGCATAAGTTTCAAATCTAGAACAACATTACAGTTTTCTGAGGATATGAATTGAATTAAAGGATTCTCAAATATTATGGGATTTTTTGCAGCTAAGTTTTCTCCTTTTAGACTGAACCTCTTCAACTTTTATTTTCAGGTCATGAAAGAGTTTCATTCTATAGAACATATCAAAGAGCCTGGAACAACTTACTTTTGTAGGACACTGCTATCTGGAGAAGCTATCCCCATTTCCTTCGACCCATCATGTATTGTACTTCAATACTTCAAATTCTACCAAGATTTGCTAGAGCTCATTGGTCTCAAACCTACCTTTCCTTTACGGATACCCAACTGAAATACTGACTTATCAACTGCAGCTGTTAAAAATCAGATTTCACACAATCGTAATATGCCTCATACATAACTTGGACCACGTATGTTTTACTGTTTTTACCTTTCTAGCAAGCTCAAAGTATAGCTGTATAACTTTGTTCCATAACTGAATGTATACAATATGAAGCATATTATGTTAATACTTAGTTTAATGATGTCTCCTTTATTTGGATCTCATTAGTACAACGATGTTCGGAGTATGCCCGTGCATAGCACGAGCACGGACCATCTAgtattattatttatatataataagGGAGAATCCAACTATTTTGTCGTCCTCGGTTACATTGCAACTAGGCCTTCCCAACTAAAAGGCTACCTCTTCAAAATTTGTTgccatatttattttttattgcttTCATCTAAGGAATCTTTGATCATTCTCACGTGGTCGTATTTGACTTTTCTCAAAGTAAAGTTGCTCTCTATTGGATAATCAACGACATCTTTGAACAGATATGAAAAAGTCAAAAGTCATTTATGTCTCCAAAGAATACAATGATTTTTTCTTGATAGCTGGAACGCATGGGTTATAAAGAAACTAAGGCATGCATCACGTGgctattttaaaaattaaatgagAATATTTTCTGATGGTTTTTGGTCCACAAAATGAGTGTCATATATACTCAAATTATTGTTTTTTTTACACTcctcttaaaaaatattaattagaagaaaattttaaattattttacccttatatatattttaagataTGATCTCTCTTCATTAAATATTTACACAATTTTAAAGGTTTGATAAACCAATTAAAAAACAATTAGCAACATTATTAAAAGAGTTATTTTACTTAAAGATCATTATCTCTCCCAAAGACTTCTTAAAAGTTTGTTTAATCATTTATTGGATAAGGATAATTTCGAAGGAAACGAAATGGTACCTGGTACCTGCTTGATTTCTTAAAGACCATTTATTCTGAACcaatttttaataaaaaaatcacTTAGAAGTGACTGGCGAAGTAGCTTTTAGGAGTGACTGGCGAAGTAGCTTTTAGGAGCTTGCAGAAAAGCTGATATTTGGAGAATTGCATCGGCAAACTATGTGCCAGCAACAGCGTAATAAAGAGTATACAAGTGTAAGTTATTAAAAATGATTAACATACAGTAATTGTAGGTGGCTTTTTAGTTGTCAAATTATTATTTCAATAATTTAGTGGACAAAGTGCAGGATAAAGTtacctattttatttttattagtaAGTCCTGGCCAAATGACACCGGTAAAAGTAAATAAGGGAGTAAAACTTAAATGAAAAATACGAAACATTATCTTGATATTACACGTGAAAGTTCAATCAGCTGTGATGCACCAATTATTGAGCTAGTACAGTCTAAAAGACTCCATTATACTTATCCGGTCACCGGACTTACTTACAGTCCGGCAAGGGAGAGCCACAAAGGCATTTGTTATGCAAATATGAGTAAACATCAAAGCTCTGCAACTTCCCACCTTGTGGTATCTCTCCACAAAGCCTATTATAACTCACATTCAAATACTGTAACTCTAAGTCTTTCAATCCTTCTGGTAACCTACCATAAATCTTATTATGGTTCAAATCCAACGATGTTAAACTCTCAGGGAACTCCAATTTGGAAATATCAAACTCCAATGTATTCCTGGACAAATCGATATCCTGAATTGTCTTGTTCTTCCCAAACAAGAAAGAAACATCACCTTCAAGCTTGTTTCTTGAGAAATCAAGTCTTGTAAAGTTCAAATCACCTAAAGACCTTGGTACTGGTCCTGTTAAGCTATTATGTGACAGGTAAAGTTCAGGGATTTGTCCACCTTTGAACTTCCCAAATGATTCTGGGATTTGTCCAGTGAGTTTGTTACGGTCTAAGTGAATTGCTAATAAATTAGGTAGTTGAGAAAATGATGATGGGATTGTTCCAGTAAACTGGTTATAATTTAACTCAAGTAAAGTTAAATTCCTGAGTTGGCTAAGAAATTCAGGTATTTGGCCAGTGAGATTAGTAAAGCTTAGTCTTAACTGTTTGAGATTAGTGAGCTTAGCAATAGTAGGTTGAATGGTTCCTGTGAGATTAGTAATATGATGAAACTGCAAGATTTCAAGATAAGGGAGATCGCCGACAGCTGCCGGTATTTGACCGGATATATTGGCTTGGAAGACAGTGAGAGCATTTATTCTGTTGGTTTTCCGGTCACATTTTACGACGTACCAGTAACAGCAATCTGTGTTTGGATCCCATGAGGCTAAGTGGTAAGGATTGCCCAAGTCTTTCTTGATTTGTAAAAGGACTTGTTTGTCTTTTGGATTGCATCTTACTGAGAGTGAAAAGGAGGGAAAGGAAAGGAAAAGGAAGAGAGAAAGGAGAATTATTGGAAGGAAAGAGGAGTTCATTTTCATTCTGTTTTTTGCGTGAATTTAATAGTTATTCATTGCTATTTATAGAAGACTTGGTTACTCCTGTAACAATCAAATGGGAATTGATGAAAGAGATACTTAGACGCAACTTGTTATTCAAGACTGACTGATGGACGGATCTTAAAAAATCAGAATAAACAACGGAGTATTGGCTTGACTAACCGACTAAAAGGTCACTGCTAGTAAAGGGAAGTACTTAATTTTTATGACGTAAAAGGATTAAAAATGTCCTTTAACGTATTAGAAAGTTGAAAAGTGTCTTTCAAATTGTCTTTTCTCTATTGAAAACAACTCAAAATGCCCTTCTCCGACCTATTAAATTAAATTTGcttctaaaattattttattttcaagaCTTAAAATTGCTGTTTATATTTGCTACAACAGTTTCATTTAACTAGATATTATTAATTTTCATCCAAGTAAAGAGATTTTGTTATTCCTCGTTttcatattattttttatatgCTTGTCCCTCTCTGATTTTTTGTGTTGTTTTCTCCCCTGAACCGAgtgtctttcggaaacagcctccctacctatcaaggtgggggtaaggtctgcatacactctactctccccagatcccacattgtgggattctactGGACATGTTGTTTATGTTGTAAAGAGGTTTTCCGTATATAAAACAATTATAAATATCTATCGAATTTgctaaagaaaatagaaaatctGTCAGTTTTTGTTTATCAGTTAAACGCAGGATAGATGTGTTAGAATTGTGAATGTACCCATAAAATTCGAGTCGTCAATTCGCCTTTGTTTAAGGACCATCTGGAAGAGTCAATGGAACCATTTCAATTCATGCAGCTGTTATTTCTAACACAAATTGTTCCAAAAAACGTCACTTGTGAGGCAATCACCGCTTTCTCAGTTGATTTAtccaaacaaaagaaaaagacaaaaaaCCAAAACGAGGGCTGGATTTTCCAGCTAGTGGTTTAAGCGAAATATTTTGATACCATAGCAAGTAGCAACCTAAGAAATGATTGATGTTGTCCTAATTACTAATAGTCATGAAAATATAGCTCTAAGACTCTGAAATAATAAGCGATGAAGAGGCGTATTCAGGTATGTTAAGCGACTACTCCATCCGTTccaaaaagattgacacttttcgctttttgaGAGTAAAACGAGTTATTTTTTTACCATATTTTTCATACGTCTTTtagatattttaaattattaaatatagttacttataatactttttacgtatttttcaaatatgtaaattttattttaaaaaaataaaagattctATGTTAAATCGCAcgatcaaaattaaaaaaatttaactttcaaaaagcgaaaagtgtcaattttttttttttttgggacagaaATATTACATTATTGGAGGAAGGGAAAGGGAAAGAGAACTGATTGATGTTAATTAGTAACCATGGAAATATATATCTTAGCCTCTGAAGTAAAAAAGCGATGACGAGGTTAAAGTTGTTTATCCCAAAAAAGATACAAACTAAATTTTTTAATGGTTTAAAGAATACGTGAATTAATTTGTTATGAATAAATATAAGTTAATAACAAGTAATAAAATCAAATAATTATAATACAAGAATGTAATAAAATTAGTCTGGGCCGTATGAGCTCAGAGGAAATTCTTTGTTAAAGATCACTCAAGTCGAACACTTAGCATTGAAGAACTTTATAGATTCAATACAATAAGAATAACAAAAAGAACTATAAAATGTTTATAACTGTGAGATTGGAAGATTGAACCGAATAGAAAGATGAACTCCTCTAACTACACTAGCTCGATAAAGGTAACATTCAATAGAAAAGGTCTTAGTCACGTGGCATACAAAAAATATCTCTATTTTATATTACATGCATTAAAATATGTTTGTCGAGTCATTATTGGCTGCTATTTTcacttatataatatatataagagTTATGATTATTATTAATTAACTTTTTTATTCTGAtaatttatttcattatagaacgTCATTAACTTATATAGTCAATTAGTACTTTTCACTTTTCTTTTTTGGTCTGAAAAatcatatttatttttttaatagaaaatttgttacatagattaaaaATATTAAGAAATATCAGGTTTTCAAAGAAGTAAGAAAAGATAAtgttgataatgtaagggtaaaataggcattAGAAAGGTCAATTAGGATAAAGAGGGGGGAGCGGAGAGAATATCTATTGTTTAAAGTTGAGGagagagtttgatttttaaagcaaaattgactggtgtaaatgattttcaccctttAATTTCATAATATCATGTAAGAACGTGTTTATGCAAGCAATTATACTAATCAAAATATGGAAATCTCTCAAAAAGCACAGATACATACATGTATCTATATATCTATTCAAAAAAATTGTTACAATTAATTTGTTGCGATTATATCAGTCCTATTTTTATGGTAACTTCGATAGCacgaaaaaaatatttaatatggCTAAAGAATTAATATTGCTACAACAACTTCAATTCGAGGTAAAAAAATAATGATTAGCCATGAATTTTAGTATAATACGAAATCTGTGGCTACATCATGACAAATAATTCTAGCTATTAAGTCAACTATTGCCACAACTTTTTAGTACTcgaataaaaaatattttttagctaTAATATTTTGTTTTAAATAACTTTTTGTGGCTAAAGGGTTACTATTGCTACAGTAAGTTTAACTCGTGGCAAAAGTTAATGATTAGCTAGGACATTTTGTTATAGCTCTAT
Encoded here:
- the LOC132638801 gene encoding polygalacturonase inhibitor-like, translating into MKMNSSFLPIILLSLFLFLSFPSFSLSVRCNPKDKQVLLQIKKDLGNPYHLASWDPNTDCCYWYVVKCDRKTNRINALTVFQANISGQIPAAVGDLPYLEILQFHHITNLTGTIQPTIAKLTNLKQLRLSFTNLTGQIPEFLSQLRNLTLLELNYNQFTGTIPSSFSQLPNLLAIHLDRNKLTGQIPESFGKFKGGQIPELYLSHNSLTGPVPRSLGDLNFTRLDFSRNKLEGDVSFLFGKNKTIQDIDLSRNTLEFDISKLEFPESLTSLDLNHNKIYGRLPEGLKDLELQYLNVSYNRLCGEIPQGGKLQSFDVYSYLHNKCLCGSPLPDCK